The Vicia villosa cultivar HV-30 ecotype Madison, WI unplaced genomic scaffold, Vvil1.0 ctg.001098F_1_1, whole genome shotgun sequence genome includes the window aatcaattccatattcctgcttatttcctaaggcaaccaagcgagccttgaaacggttgagggacccatcagaattcaatttcacagaatacacccatttgcagccaatgggtttaacatcaggatgacaagagacaatatcccatgtgaaattctcttgaagagcttgaagttcctcattcattgcttttatccaacgtacatctttaacaacctatgaatagcaagtaggaatagatatgctagagagtgtggcagtcagagaagtatgtgaggaatcatacctgtctggtgaatatctatctggtgcTCGAGATATTCGACCAGAACGTCGTGGTTCAACCGTTACAGGATCAGGTGACAGTTCAACGTCGGGAAGGGGTGTGGGAACCTGCTGTTTGTGTTTTCTGACATATACATGACCTGGTTTATAGCGTTCTATAGATTGAGTCATAGTAGAaaacttaggaagagtaacaatatcattcatgacaggagaaacacatggaaacataaactgattatcaaaaaatgtcacattcctagaaatacgaaaacgatggttagtgacatcataacacacaaatcccttatgagagtgattataccccataaacgcacattgaacagactgcagtccaagcttatgcctttcaaatggaggtaagtgaacaaaacaaacacatccaaaagtatgtaaatcattataattaggctgaactttaaaaagacgaaaaaaaggagaatcgagatcaataaccgtagaaggaagatgattgatcaagaagacagctgtggaaagcgcctccacccaaaatcggggtggtacagaagcttgaagaagtaaagtgcgtgtcacatcaagcaaatgacgattcttgcgttctgccatcccattttgttggagggtattgggacaagatcgttgagacaaaatgcctttttgttgaagaaattcttgaaactcacGAGACATGTACTCACCACCAGAATCAGAGCGAAAAATTTTAACACTTtcatgaaattgagtttcaacatatgtcagaaatttcttaaacatagaaaacacttcagatttagaccgaagaaaatatatccaagtaaaacgactataatcctcaataaatgtgacaaaatatttatagcgagcatgagaaactacaggagacataccccatacatcactatgaatcatttcaaaacaagaggaagcccgataagcaccagacggaaaaggaagtattttacttttagctaatttgcaaacagaacatgaaaTAGAGGCATTAGAAACAACATTTCTATTTCCCAacaaaccatttttaaataaatgagataaaacagcagagttaggatgacccaattttctatgccaatcctcatAAGAATTCAAGACACTATTACAAGCAAGAGATAAATGCCTAGAAATAAACTGAAGTGGAAACAgtcttcccactttaggccctttcgcaaccaccttccccgacacctgttcctgcacaaggcaaccatcacgaaaaaaatttacattacaattattatcaaccaattgacCAACAAATAATAAATTGGAAGCAAGTCCAGGTGATACAAAGACATCCCGAAAATCAGAGTTGAGGTCACCAACATTAGTGATAGAGAGAGCATTACCATCcacaatttgaattttctgattaccatggtaagaatgtaaattgtgcaagtattcagaagaggctgtcatgtgattggatgcaccagaatcaagaaaccacgggcaggaaacattcgaagacttaccctgaattcccaaggttgaaagaGCGGAAAGTACCATCTGTTGGATTATTTCAGGTTGGAGAGCACCACCATTAGATGGATTGGTGATGGAAGGACCAACTGCAGAGCTTGTACTAGTAGGAAATGCTTGCACCGAACGTTGTGCTGATCGTGGAGGACGGGTGGGACAATCAGAGATAATATGGCCCCGCTGCTTGCAATAATTACAAAACTTCTTACTGCAACTCTgagcaaaatgtccaaattgtttgcaagagaaacatTGGACATGTCCAATATCACGACCTTTACCTCTTCTCTGAGGAGCATATGCAAACATAGCAGACTCAGAAATGACAACATCATGAGACATGGATCCTTGAGTAGCAAGACGTTGTTCCTCTCTGAGAAGTTCACCAACAAATGTATCTGAAGAAGGAACAGGATTCCTATTCAGCAAAGCACCTctgacaacctcaaattctgcacgaagcttcatgagaaattgatctcgcATACTAGTATTGTAGACCTCTTGGACATCCGCGAGAGAACTCTTGGGAACCTCAACATGTATAATCGCAGAGTGTTCTGTCCATaaattcaaaaaaccagaataataTTCTTGAACAGACAGATTGCCTTATTTGTAATTGGCAATGTCTAGCTCCAACTGAAAACGTTTGGCTGCATTGTCTAGGTTATAGATATGCTTCAAGTAGTTCCACATTTCTTTGGCAGTGGAAAAAGatcgcaaattattaatcatgtgaggatcaatagtaccgagaatccaagtgataatctgagcatcttctatttcccatgcatctaagtcagttgtctctaacggtgccaaaGAGACATCGTCCAAGTGACTCCATAATCCTTTCCCTTTGACATACATCCGAAACTGAAATTCTCAAACAAGATAATTCTTTCCTGTAAAACGAACACAAAAATGATCTATCTCTTCTTCGGAAGCCATAATGTCAGAGATGACttaagaacaattttgttaacgtaacaattttgttaacgtgaaacaagaaacaccaacagaacactgaagaaaatacttgccgacaccaaatcaacaccccaattcaggatacttgccgacaccaaatcaaaaccctaattcagaatacttgTCGACACCGATACGATAACACGATCAAAGCAAACACGATTTGCAAACAAGGAGGAATAACAAAATTGTAACTTATGAGCACTACCAGAAACATGATTGTAAGCATCCGAGATTAGAATCACAATCTTGGAAGAGATTACCGAGAACCGAGATGATTTCAATTACCGAGAAACGAGATCTACCGAGACGATTTCAAGAGCGACCCAGTGGGGTGTCGCTGAATAAAGCCAAGATTAACTTAAAACTCACAAGTTTGATCGAAAACCTACTGATACCATGTCAAGAATTCTTGGcttgatacttttctcattattatttctcgtatatataaaggttacagggttatatcggtaattacactaaataaatacatttaaactaattcttATTCACATTCGTGTGGGTATATTGTTCAACCCATTCACACTATACACCTGTGCAAATATATAGTTCATTGAAGTGATTATACTATACACTTGTGTTGATATATAGTTAAGGGAAGGAGTTGTATACACCCGTGTAAGTTTAGAGTTTTCTTAGCTAGTTTGTAACTAAGTCTTTTTTAGTAGTTTAAACTAACTAACATATACTTAGTTAGTTAGACTCATTGTTTAACCAACAAACTATATAAATGCAATAAATTATATTGAGAATGAAAGACATATACCACAATTTATTACAATTTTAACTAGTTACTTTTGTTGTACAAAAAACTTGTAGCGTTCACGGcgactgaattaaaataaaacaattttttatgtcttttaaattattttatcaaaactaaaaaattataattttaatatttcttatCGGTGTATTTTGAGTCGAGaatcttttaattaaaattcaccaCAGTCCATAGCTGAACAACAatcgcaaccgcaatttaaaattaCGAAAGTAAGTTGCTTTGGAAAAAAACCAAAAACTGATTTTGTTCACAATCCTTGCACGTATATGTGTGCATTGTTAACAACTTCTTAGGACCACATTCTGTGATCGAGTGTTGGAATGGAAACTGCAGTGTCATGAATATTCCCCCACAAACGGTTAaaaaaccatgtagaacttgcagcagtcctatttaaccaatcaaaacaagACAAAATTCCTTGACTGGAATCATGCCTAACAAAGTAACATTGATGTTTATGCAAAGTACTGTGCGTGACGTATTGCCTGAAATGTTCTCCTTAGTATTGGTTGTGTTCGGACAAAACAACAATATTCCCAAACCTCCAATGAATGACTATTCTGTGTGCATTTGGAGCGAACTAACAAACAGAAAATGACAGATGATAAATGTTTGGCACCATTCCTCATAAACGTTGACGCTACTATATACAACTAACCTTTGGCGATGACTTCAAAGTTCACATAATCTTCCTTCTACAAAACCCCCAACACAACAACACATTCCAACAACAATAAACCTTgtctttcttctctctcttaaCCATGTCATCTTCATCATCCGTAACACCGATTTTGAAAGATGAACTGGACATAGTGATTCCAACAATAAGGAACCTCGATTTCTTGGAACAGTGGAGACCATTCTTCCAACCATATCATCTCATCATCATACAAGATGGTGACCCTTCTAAAGTCATCAAAGTCCCTCAAGGCTTTGATTATGAACTCTATAACCGTAACGATATTAACCGTATTTTGGGTCCTAAGGCTTCATGTATTTCATTCAAAGACTCGGCTTGTCGTTGCTTCGGTTTCGCCATCTCCAAAAAGAAATACATCTTTACTATTGACGATGACTGCTTTGTATGTCTTCTTCACCTCACTTTCTTAAATCTTTGATTTCTATGTTTGTCTTTTGTCAGCTTTACTTTGTTTTTTCTTCAGGTTGCCAAAGATCCATCTGGCAAAGAAATTAATGCTTTGCAGCAGCACATTAAGAACTTGCTGACTCCATCAACCCCGTTTTTCTTCAACACTCTGTATGATCCATATAGAGAAGGTGCAGACTTTGTCCGCGGATATCCGTTCAGTCTCCGTGAAGGTGTTCCAACAGCAGTCTCTCATGGACTCTGGCTTAATGTTCCTGATTATGATGCTCCTACTCAGCTTGTCAAGCCTCTAGAAAGAAACACTAGGTATTTGTTTTGGTATCTCTGAGTCTACGTGTCTGTATTGTGTTTGGTGTCTATGATTGGGCAATTGCTTCATAGGTGATATACTGATAGGTTATTTTACATTATTGTTTTTCTTCTTAGGTAtgtagatgctgttttgacaatACCAAAGGGAACTCTCTTTCCCATGTGTGGTATGAATTTGGCATTCAACCGTGATTTGATCGGCCCTGCATTGTACTTTGGACTCATGGGTGATGGCCAACCTATCGGTCGCTACGATGACATGTGGGCTGGCTGGTGCGCCAAGGTATTCCAAATTTCTATTCTTGTAAATCAATCATGTTATACATTGTATTAGACTTTGTGCTCACCACTAGACCCTTTGTAGGTGATAAGTGACCATTTGGGACTAGGAGTGAAGACAGGTTTGCCATATCTGTGGCACAGCAAAGCTAGCAACCCATTTGTGAATCTTAAGAAAGAGTACAAAGGAATATACTGGCAGGAAGAACTGATACCATTTTTCCAATCTGTTTCTCTTCCAAAGGAATGCACAACTCCTCAGAAATGCTACATTGAACTCTCCAAAAAAGTTAAGGCGAAACTCGGATTGGTTGATGACTATTTTAACAAGCTTGCTGATGCTATGGTTACTTGGATTGAAGTCTGGGACGAGCTTAACTCTTCTGAGGAAAAAACTCTTGCATTGCCTAATGGATTGGAAAAGTAGATTCTTGATATGAGGCTCTAGGAATAAGTTGTTATGCAGGGCAGAGGATATGGCTATATTTATcaatttactttcttttttttttctttcttttattagaACACTAATGATGTTTGAATGTGTCTTTATTTGTATTGTTTTATATATCATTTCTTCAGATTATTAGACTACtgttaaatttcaaatttaataGTGAGATTATTGCTTTGGGAGTGTTTTGCCAAGTTTGAAGTTTTTACCTTTGATTGTTAATGTATTGATCTTCCATCCCCACCTTCTTACATATTATTTTCACCATGTTAACTCTCTTTACTAAAGGAGCAGTGGAAGAACTCAAGTTTCAATTGTTCAATCAAACATTCAACATGCTTACATCTGAATACTCTAGTTTCACACAACTCCGAACACAAAGGGCACATGCATCAGTAATTAGTAAACGGTCACCTTCTTCATTTCTTTGAAAACTAGACCGCTATCCGCGCGATGTCTGAATTAGTTTTATTAAATTGTTATCGATAAATATATttgtattgatattttattttgagtttattttttaatcatgttcaatacaatcaatttaaaaaagtgagtaaaaatctttaatataatataatatattataaacaTATTTAATACTATGAATTTAATATGGTAATATAACTTTTTATTCATTAAATTGATTTACATCATATCAACATTTTCATGAGTCGTTGTCATTTTTtcaattgaatttaaattaataataaattcaatcacatattatcaacaaaatatataatattatttaattataaatccaatataaattaacaaaaaaaaaaagaaaattacaattaTGGGCTTAATACTAATATGTGTAGATATGCACTTCAACTATTTATCTATTGAATccatatttataaatttgtatcACAGCAATTTTTTAactactattttatttattttataactatttaattttaaactttaattaataatttgatttaaaaacatttttcaaaGGTAATTCGTTAAATGAATGCCaataagataaaaatattttaaaatacttttttattCATTAACATTGTATTATGTATCGTCATCATTATAATCATTATAAtgtgtattagttataatttcAATGACTATTAAAATgttaatgaaagaaaataaaatttttaaatggtAAGAATTAAATTTTAAAGAATAAGGAAATTTATGAAATGAACAGTTCAATTTATAGTTAAGTAAAAAATTCAATACTTTATAGTCAATTAAGAAATAGAAGAGATATTATTCTCTCACATGATATAttgtattttactttttatttgagAGATGTTTTTTGATGAGGTATAaagaaatataaattttatattataatatttaaatttaaatataaaaattataacataaatGTATTATAAGTTTATAAGAGTATTTGGTGTATTATAAGTTTATAAGGGTATTTGATGTAATTATAACATAACTGataatgaaagagaaaaaaattaatatgtttTATGTTAAAAGACATTAAAATATTGACCtatttaaatgataaataaaagtgAGAATTATAGAAAAATGAGAttataaaaagtgaaaatttaaaggttaaaattaaattttaaaatcaagTAAATAAATGAAggcacaatttttttataaattaaaataagaactattaagatgagaattaaatatttcattaaaaaaattaataattaaaagttataaaagttaataaaaaatgttttcaaaaagtagatattttttataatcacAATCTTAGTAGATAAGATTTTATATCgtcattttgttaatttttattatataataaaataatacataaaatccattaaaattagtcatattagtatattagtatatatatttaatgaaaaacataaaattttaaatcatATACTCTAATAAAAATAACACATTTTTGCTGTTTCTCTAAAGTTGACATGCATTTTGTTAAAACAAACTCAGCAGGATCATGTTGAAGAGAATGCAGTTTACTAATTTCaacatgtcgaacaagatgtcTCAACATGTCTGGTTTGACATCTTAACTGCAGGAGCTGATATTTCAAGTGGACCGCGTTTTAATTGCTACAGTATCTTATGTTCAGCTACAAAATATTCTGGGATAATCAATTAGCTGATGTGTTATCCAAGATTACCTCAAATCAAGAGATTTCCAcactttctataattggagataatttaggaaagtttggattgaagacctagtttcttggagaacaagtagcaAATTTTAGGCAGCCTCTTGCTGCATTTTTGAATCCCAGTCCAGTCGAGTTTAATCTTATAAATAGAAGGGTTGTAACCTATTTTTATTTGGAACTGGTATTTGTATTgggaaaataccctttttcgtcccttaactttgcTTCAGAGTCCAttatggtcccttaacttttaaaaagttcGAATCAATCCCTTAAGTTTTAAAAACGGAGCACATTAGTCCTTTCCCTTAAGTTCAACATTACCTGAAGACAAGTTGAGGAATTTCGCCGCACCATTCGTGAAGACGTGAGAGGTGATAGGTGATGTTGAAGTTGTTTTATTGTTCACATGATAAGGGGGAGATGAGAGGGATTGGGATAGGGGACGGTGTTTCGCGGTGGTGGCGTACTCGAGCTCGGCGGAGGAGATGATAGGGAAGACGctattttgttgttcataagAGGGAAGAAGATGTTCAGATTTCAATAGCCACAAAGTAAAACCATAATCCCCTAATTCCTTTTATgttattcttttcttttaattgataTTGTTAATgggatttttctgatttttttatgGGAAGATTTTTCTGAATTTAATCATGTGTTAATGGGATTTTTCTGAATTTTAGATTTAAAACAATGGGAAAAAGCCATGTCATCTGCCACGTCTGTAGACCTAAAAGTCCGCTTGCAGTAAatagacggaaaggactaacatgCTCTGTTTTTAAGAATTAAGGGATTGATTCgaactttttaaaagttaagggaccataaTGGACCCCGAGGCAAAGTTaaaggacgaaaaagggtattttcctattttgtatttttagggtTCTAGGAATCCTTGTTTGGGTTGTAAGTTCTGTTTTTCATTCACAAACCTATAGGTGTTGAATGTTTGATctccgaagcttttaagcaaggggAGTATGTGCCAATTCTCATAAGCTGTGAAGTATTGAGAGTTGTGTGTCTTGGAAGAGTATCTTCCGTGTTTTGTTTATTGTGTAGTTTGTCACACGGGTTTTGTGATtaaagggatttgaggagggcctcatacctagggggctcttaggtagaagtcataggaagggtagtgattaaatgataagtgtaaaCAGGGAGTTtgacttcgaattgatactatcgaaTATTggtttcatccctggcttggtagcccccagagtaggaaggttgtttCCAAACTGGGTCAACATATCGCGGTGTTCTTTACTTTTTGCACTATTTTAAATGCtgtcatatacttgttcataacTGTTATAGTGCTTAGATATTATGTcatgacatctcattcgacatcttaTATCTGAtactagaatttcaattggtatcagagcaggcatcatgTTCtatatctgggtgagatctagggaagatACTTTCTGGTAAGATGAACAAAGTTGAAAGCATAATTTGTTCAGCACCTCTCCTGAACAAAACCAACTACAAGTGATGGAGGGCTCGCATGGAGATCTAACTCAAAGTGTTGGGTCACCAAGTCTGGAGGAATATTATCAATGGATGGGATCCTCCTAGAATCATAGCTACCGATGGCACTGCTACTGATGCTCTCAAGGACGAAGGAGATTGGGATGATGAGGAAATTCTATTAGCTCAAGCAAACTACAAGGCACTAGATTCTATATTCAGAAAGGTCGATGAGGATACCTTCAAGTTGATCTGTCGATGTGAGCAGGCCAAATCCGCATGGGAAATTCTAAGAGAAACCTATGAAAGAGCTGGCCAGAATGAAGGTAAGATCTATGCCTCAATCTCTAAAAACTGTAAGATCAGAGAAGATATATGTTGTGAAAGTCTTTCCAATGATTTAGCTCTGTTGAGAAAGCAGTTCAATAAAATATCGAGAGAGCTTAGATTGAGACATGGTAGAGATAAACAATCCAAACGGATCATATATCTCAGGAAGCATTTTCAGGACTCATCTACGTCATGGTCAGGGGAAGAGTTCAAAAGAAGAAACAGAGAGAGATCAGTCAGTCACTAG containing:
- the LOC131633224 gene encoding UDP-arabinopyranose mutase 3-like, which produces MSSSSSVTPILKDELDIVIPTIRNLDFLEQWRPFFQPYHLIIIQDGDPSKVIKVPQGFDYELYNRNDINRILGPKASCISFKDSACRCFGFAISKKKYIFTIDDDCFVAKDPSGKEINALQQHIKNLLTPSTPFFFNTLYDPYREGADFVRGYPFSLREGVPTAVSHGLWLNVPDYDAPTQLVKPLERNTRYVDAVLTIPKGTLFPMCGMNLAFNRDLIGPALYFGLMGDGQPIGRYDDMWAGWCAKVISDHLGLGVKTGLPYLWHSKASNPFVNLKKEYKGIYWQEELIPFFQSVSLPKECTTPQKCYIELSKKVKAKLGLVDDYFNKLADAMVTWIEVWDELNSSEEKTLALPNGLEK